The following nucleotide sequence is from Fibrobacter sp. UWR3.
TTGATGAATGCGGGCTCGCGGTCCAGGCAGAATTCTCCGGGCTCCTCGCCGTGCACGCAAAGCACGAGCCCGAGTTTTTCCATCATCGCGACTACCGGGAAAACCGCCTCGAAATCGCTGATGCCGTCTGCGCTGTTCGTGGTGACGCCCGCGGGGTAGTACTTTCCGGCGACGACGCCTACCGCCATCATGTCCTTCAAATCCTGCTCCGTGTAGTTCGGGTTCAGCTTGAAGGTCATCAGCGGTTCAAAATCGGGCCGCACGTCCTTTGCCGCTTCTAGAATTTGTTTCTTGTACTCGCTTATCGCCTTCGCGCTGGTCATCGCGGGTACGGTGTTCGGCATGATGATGGCGCGGCCAAACTGGCTCGCTAAGTCTCGCACATATCCGGGCATGAGTTCGCCCTGGCGCAGGTGTGCATGAAAATCGTCGGGTAAAGGAAGATGCATACTTTACAAACTCTTATTGATTATGGCACAGAAATTAAATGTGTGATGTGTAATGTGGAATGTGTGATGATTAATTTCTCATTTGTCATTTCACATTTCACATTTTTTTATCCACTGGTCCGCAAGTCGCGGAAGAGTTCCTTCGAAATAGCCGTATCGCTGTGTAGCCACTCGTCAAAGTAACGCGGTTCGGTCAACTGCTTGTGCGTGAGGAAGGTTATCTTGCAGTTCAGTTCCTTGGCCACCATGAGGTTGTGCGTCACGATGATGATGGTCGTCTTGAACAGCGTACGCATGTTGTCGATAAGCGGGAGCAGGTTGCGGCGGTTGTAGTTGTCGAGACCTGCGGTCGGTTCGTCCATCAGCAGTAACTGCGGGCCCATCGCCCAGCTGCGGGCAATCGCCACACGCTTCTGCATGCCCACGCTCAGCATGTGCGGGAAAAAGTCGGCATAGTCGCGCACACGCATCAGGTCCATTGCCATGCGGACCTTGTCCTCGATCTCGGTGGCGGTACCGACCTTGTGGTAGCGCAGCGGGAGCGCGATGTTGTCGCGCACGCGCAGGTTTGAGATGAGTGCCCCGTTCTGGAACACGAGCCCCACCTGGCGCTTGGCGATGTTCAGTGCGGTAAGCCTTTCGGGCGGAATGTATTCGCCGAAGATATACATCTTGCCGGCATTGGGGCGTGCAAGCCCAGAAATCACGCGGAGCAGTGCGCTCTTGCCCTGGCCCGAACCGCCGCCGATGCAGATGGTCTCGCCCTTCTGCACGACAAGGTTTGCGCCCGAGATAAGTTCCTGCTCGCCCGGCTGTATGCCCGATTCGAAGAACCCCAGCGGTCTCGGTTTCGAGATCGAGGTGCCGACCAATCCCCGGTAGGAAAGGTGCAGGTCTTCGAGTCTGAGGGCTTCGTTATACATTAGATGATCTTCGAGATTTCGTTAAAGTAATCGATAAAGTAGAACAGTGACAGGAACACGTCGGCACAGACAATGTAGAAGAAGGACTTGATGACGGACCTGCCGGTAGCCTTCGGCACCTGGCGAATGTCGCGCGGGATATTCATGGCCTGGTAGCAGGCGTTCGTGGTAATGATGCAGCCGAACACGATTGGCTTGACGACGATGAAGATAAAGTCCGTGAAT
It contains:
- a CDS encoding ABC transporter ATP-binding protein codes for the protein MYNEALRLEDLHLSYRGLVGTSISKPRPLGFFESGIQPGEQELISGANLVVQKGETICIGGGSGQGKSALLRVISGLARPNAGKMYIFGEYIPPERLTALNIAKRQVGLVFQNGALISNLRVRDNIALPLRYHKVGTATEIEDKVRMAMDLMRVRDYADFFPHMLSVGMQKRVAIARSWAMGPQLLLMDEPTAGLDNYNRRNLLPLIDNMRTLFKTTIIIVTHNLMVAKELNCKITFLTHKQLTEPRYFDEWLHSDTAISKELFRDLRTSG